From one Anguilla rostrata isolate EN2019 chromosome 12, ASM1855537v3, whole genome shotgun sequence genomic stretch:
- the LOC135236219 gene encoding 5-hydroxytryptamine receptor 3A-like, whose product MSMLVFLPLSLCNSCSVDVGKSPVIPFVYVRYDGLVQNYRPIQVVTACSLNIYNFPFDVQNCSLTFQSWLHTINDINISLIRTAEQVMYDKNVFMNQGEWELLHILSQYNSFSIDDQDHYAEMKFHLVIRRRPLFYTVSLLLPSVFLMVMDIVGFYLPPDSGERVSFKITLLLGYSVFLIIVSDTLPATAIGTPLIGVYFVVCMALLVISLTETVLIVRLVHKQDLQPHVPDWVKRLVLQRATALLCIRNRRKFGPVPPRPPDPVGTNESSAHTDRCNHHGSESGRDVEKGAGLGSGPVPVVKDSVAVLESVLQEVGSIRRFLERREQYREIAREWLQVGYVLDVLLFRVYLAAMLAYSFTLGTLWSVWQYA is encoded by the exons CGTTTGTGTACGTGCGGTACGACGGCCTCGTGCAGAACTACAGGCCCATCCAGGTGGTGACGGCCTGCAGCCTCAACATCTACAACTTCCCCTTCGACGTCCAGAACTGCAGCCTCACCTTCCAGAGCTGGCTGCACACCA TTAACGACATCAACATCTCGCTGATCCGGACCGCGGAGCAGGTGATGTACGACAAGAACGTCTTCATGAACCAGGGCGAGTGGGAGCTCCTGCACATCCTCTCCCAATACAACTCCTTCAGCATCGACGACCAGGACCACTACGCCGAGATGAAGTTCCAC CTGGTGATCCGGCGGCGACCGCTCTTCTACACGGTCAGCCTGCTGCTGCCCAGCGTCTTCCTCATGGTGATGGACATCGTGGGCTTCTACCTGCCTCCCGACAGCGGGGAGAGGGTGTCCTTCAAAATCACCCTGCTCCTGGGGTACTCCGTGTTCCTCATCATCGTCTCCGACACCCTGCCGGCCACCGCCATCGGGACGCCCCTCATCG GCGTGTACTTCGTGGTGTGCATGGCCCTGCTGGTGATCAGCCTGACGGAGACGGTGCTGATCGTGCGGCTGGTGCACAAGCAGGACCTGCAGCCGCACGTGCCCGACTGGGTCAAGCGCCTGGTGCTCCAGCGGGCCACCGCCCTGCTCTGCATCCGGAACCGCCGCAAGTTCGGCCCCgtgccgccccgcccgcccgacCCCGTCGGCACCAACGAGAGCAGCGCACACACCG ACAGGTGTAATCACCACGGCAGCGAGAGCGGGAGGGACgtggagaagggggcggggctgggctcGGGGCCGGTCCCGGTGGTCAAGGACAGCGTGGCGGTCTTGGAGAGCGTCCTGCAGGAGGTCGGCTCGATCCGGCGCTTCCTGGAGAGGCGGGAGCAGTACCGGGAAATCGCCCGGGAGTGGCTGCAGGTGGGCTACGTGCTGGACGTCCTCCTCTTCCGCGTCTACCTGGCGGCCATGCTGGCCTACAGCTTCACGCTCGGCACCCTGTGGTCGGTCTGGCAGTACGCCTGA